The Gordonia iterans DNA window CGACCGGCCCGGCGGTCCGGCTTGTCGCGCACCGGGCTCCGGCGCCAGCGAGGCGCTGAGGAAGGGTTCGGGGGCACGCTCGGGCGGCGACACCGGATCGGTGCTGATCTCGTCGTCGTGCTCGGCGGCGTCCTGGGTTCGGGCGGTCACCGGCCCCGCGAGCTCCGGTTCGGCGACCGGGGCGCCGTCACCGACGTTCCGGGCGCCGTCACCGGCGTTCGGGGCTTTGGTCTTGCGATACTCGGCCAGTTCGCGGCGCACGCGTTCGAGCGCCTCCGTATAGAACTCCGTGGCGCCCGAGGTCTGCGGCGAGTGGAGCCGGGCGGCGGCCGCCGGAACCACGCCGTCGACCAGGTCGAAGCGTTCCTCACCCGCCGGATCCGGCGTCGATCCGGCGACGACCAGGCACAGTCCCAGGAACGGCCACGGGATCGCCTGCTCGAACGGCCGCCCTTCCAACGGTTCCACCCGCCGCCCGTCGATCTCGCCGAACACACGACCCGTCAGGAACAGCGTGATGCCGACGGAATCCGGGGCGGCGAAGGCGACGTCCGCCTCGTCGAGATCGGCGGCCGCGACCAGTTCGGCGACCCCACGGGCCAAGCGCCGTCCACGCCGTCCGGCGTCGGCTCGCTCCAGCTTCCCGGGCAACGCGAGCACCTGTTCGGCCAGTGCCGCCGACTGCGGTCCGAGCACGCACAAGAAGTCTGGTTTGCGGATCACCACACCGTCGCCCGGCACCAGGGACACCCGCACCTGCTCGCCGTCCGGACCACTCGCTGCCCGTGTCGTCTCACTCATACGAAGCGGCCTCCCCGGAATCGCTGCCGCACGAAGATCGCCCGCAGCGGCCCGTTCAGCACCAGCCACACGATCAGCCACGTGGTGACGAACTGGAGAGCGAAGGCCGGCGCCGGAGGCAAGAAGCCGGGCAGGACGAAGCGCATCACGAGCCACAGGACCACGCCCTCGGAGACGCCGGTGAGCAGACCGAAGAGGGTCGGCCAGTCCTTCTCCCACCGGAACTGCATGAGCAAGTGGTACACCAGCTCCCACAGGACGCCGAGTGCGATGAGCACGCCGAGGATCACGTAGGCGTCCCGATAGGTGCGCGCGACCGACAAACCGGTCGGCAGGACCGGCGCCAGCAACGCCGTCCAGATGCCGCCGACGACGGCGGTGACGAGAATGCGGAGCTGGATGCGCCCGTTCAGTGTCGGCAGCACCTCACTCGACCTCCCTGACCCGCATCCGGCGCCACCACTGCTGCACCGAGCGCGTCGGCGTCAGCTTACGGCAGAAGCCTTGTGCGGCAAGGTCGTGCGTGATCTCGTCGGCGGCGATCTGCAGACCGAGGAAGGTGTCGACTCCGGGAAAGTAGCCGCCGAGGGTGGCCGTGCCCGAGCAGTAGATTCGGCCGTCACCGCTGCGGGTGCCGCGCAGCTCGAAGGTGCGCTCCACGTCCATCCGTCCCAGCGGATTCAGCCCGGCCCCGGTGTGGTCGAGCAGGTCGGCCAGCAGCCGGTGCTCGCGCACGTCGGCCTCCAGTCCGGTGCAGTCGATGACGAAGTCGGCCTGCACCGTCACCGTACCGTCCGGTCCCGCCGGCTGGCGCACCGGGGCGAGCGGATCGACCTTGACCGTCGCGACCACGCCCTGTCCACCCGGTGCGGGTCGCAGGTCGACCGCCTCGCCGACCGCCACTCGGTAGAAGCCCTCGGTCCGGCCCCGTTTGAGCTGCTCCCGCCAGTTCTTACGGATCGGAGTGTTGGTGCCGGAGATGTTCTTGTAGAGCTTGACCCGGTCATAGCCTTCGAGCCTGGACATCTCGGCTTTGAGCTGCCCGCCCCAGACGGACTTCGGGTAGTTGAACCCCTGATACGCCCAGCCGTCACCGCCCGGACGCCGCATCATGACGTGCGGTCCGTGCGCCTTGTCGTAGTAGGTCCGGAACAGGTGCACGATCTGCGTCTGCAACCCGAGCTTGTCGCGGTCGTCGATCAAGCGCTGCAGCACGCGGGAGGCCACGATCCCAGAACCGCGGATCATCACGGTGCCCGGTCGGGCGGCCAGCGACTGATAGATCTGCTCGTGCGGTTCGTAGGCGTTCACCACCCGCCCGGCCGCCTCGGGAAACCGCTCGCGGAACCGCTGCAGGTCCGGCAGGAACTTGAGTCCCGGATAGCCGATCGCGACATGCACGAAGCGGCTGCGAAAAGCCACCCGTTTGGTACGTGAGGTGCCGGGCTTCGGAGTCAGCACCGTGAAGTAGCCGCCGCCGGTGCGCCGCCGGATCATCCGCACCTGACCGTTGTGCAGAAAGTCGTAGTAGCCGATGCGCGCGGCTTCGACTTCCATCGCCTCGAACACCTGACCGGCCTTCGGCGTGTAGTAGTTCGCGAAGATCGGCTCGGTCAGGACGTTCCACAGCGGACGGACCGTCTTGTCCCGCCACGCTTCCTGAACGGCGTACGACGGGAACCCCCAGAGGTTGTCCGGCATGGACTGCGAGTCCGACCGCAGCCGCTCGCCGCGGGGAATCTGCGAGACGCGAGTCAGATACTCGTACGACCGCCACGGCACGTCTTGCGGGCCGAGCACCGCGAGGTGGTTCTTCGGGACACCGAAGATCCGCAGGTAGTCGACGGTCACAAACGAGCCGATTCCTGACCCGACGGACACGAAGGGCACGTCCACGATCGGAATCCCCGCGGCCTGGACCATCTGGTCCGTCCAGAAGTCGGTGTGAATCAGTTGTTCGGTGAGGTCGCCGGGCCGGGGTCCGCCGCTGCGCAGCGGGCGCACACCTGGTCGGGCCGGGGCCTGCGGCCGGGGCGGGTGCGACGGACGAGGCGCCGGATTCTGCCCATTCATAAGGACAACATAGTCGGGCGGCGACGGCGGCGGGCGACCTCCGGCTGTTCACGGGCGCCGCCTCAGCAGCGGGCCGCGGCAACGATATGTGCCAGGCCCGCACCGCGGTTCGCCATGACGACCGCATCTCGCCTCGCCTATGCCATCATCGGCGTTGATCGCCTGCTCGGACGGCGCTCCGATCAGCGCGCGGACCGCAAGCGGAATTCGACCAGGAGGCGCCCGTGCCGGCCCCGACCCGTTCACTCCTCGGCGACCCTCGCTGGTCCTGGATCGCTGAGACGGTCCGGATCCGTCCGGCGGAGTTTCCGGTCGGCCACGCGATCCGGTCCGGAGTGGCGGTCGGCGGCCCGTTCATCGTGGGTTCACTCACCGGGCACATCGTGACCGGCATGTGGATCGGCCTCGCCGCCCTGCTCCTCGCGGCAGGCGAGCGCGAAGGCACGTACCGACTGAACTTCACGATCATCGCCGTCTCGACGCCGATCGCCGCCGCCGGCTACCTCCTCGGCTACGCCCAGGACATGCCGCTGCCCGCACTGGCGATCCTGCTGGCGATGCTGGCATTGCTGATGGGCCTGCTGGCCGGGATCGGTCCTGCCTTCTCCGTCGCCGGAATGCAGTTCCTGCTGGCCGCATCCATCGCGATCGGCGTCGACGGAATTCACAACTGGTGGACGCCGCTCGGACTGTACTTCGCCGGTGCCGCGATCTACGCCGCACTGCTGGGCATCGAAGCGCTGCTCGTCCCGGACCGGCCGCAGCGCAAGGCCGTCCGGCCGCTCCTGGAGGCGCTGGCCGGGCTCGCCCAGGCCCGGCACGACGATCTGATCGACGGCGGGACACGCACCACCGCCGCACGCGTCCACGCCGACGCCGCCTACTACGCCGCCCGCGACCGGGTCGCCGAACTGCCTCTGCACTGGGGAACCGGTAAACGGTGGTGGTCGCTCGACGACGACGTCCTGGCCACCGCCGACAGCGTGCAAGCCCTCCTGGTCGGCGAGCACGACCCCGCTGCGGCGGCGGCCGCCGCGGTCCGCCTCCGCGCGCTCGGCGCGAGCACCACCCGGCGGGCGGCCCCGGTCGTGCCCGCACCGGATCGGGCCGGGTCGTCGTCGGCTCTGACGCGGCGCATCGATCAGCTGCAAGAATCGCTCTCGACGGTGAAGGACGGCCGCTCGCGTCGTCAGCTGCCCGTCGTCCGGGCGACGATCGGACCGGAGGTGATCCGCGCGGCGGTGCGGCTGGCCCTGTGCTTCGGCATCGCCGTCGGGGCCAAGGCGTACTTCCCTTACAACCACTGGTTCTGGGTGCCGCTCACCGTCTGCCTGGTGATGAAGCCCGACTTCGGTTCGGTGTTCTCTCGCGCGATTCTCCGGGTGATCGGCACCCTGGTGGGCGTCGGCATCGCGACGGT harbors:
- a CDS encoding FAD/NAD(P)-binding protein, translated to MNGQNPAPRPSHPPRPQAPARPGVRPLRSGGPRPGDLTEQLIHTDFWTDQMVQAAGIPIVDVPFVSVGSGIGSFVTVDYLRIFGVPKNHLAVLGPQDVPWRSYEYLTRVSQIPRGERLRSDSQSMPDNLWGFPSYAVQEAWRDKTVRPLWNVLTEPIFANYYTPKAGQVFEAMEVEAARIGYYDFLHNGQVRMIRRRTGGGYFTVLTPKPGTSRTKRVAFRSRFVHVAIGYPGLKFLPDLQRFRERFPEAAGRVVNAYEPHEQIYQSLAARPGTVMIRGSGIVASRVLQRLIDDRDKLGLQTQIVHLFRTYYDKAHGPHVMMRRPGGDGWAYQGFNYPKSVWGGQLKAEMSRLEGYDRVKLYKNISGTNTPIRKNWREQLKRGRTEGFYRVAVGEAVDLRPAPGGQGVVATVKVDPLAPVRQPAGPDGTVTVQADFVIDCTGLEADVREHRLLADLLDHTGAGLNPLGRMDVERTFELRGTRSGDGRIYCSGTATLGGYFPGVDTFLGLQIAADEITHDLAAQGFCRKLTPTRSVQQWWRRMRVREVE
- a CDS encoding FUSC family protein — translated: MPAPTRSLLGDPRWSWIAETVRIRPAEFPVGHAIRSGVAVGGPFIVGSLTGHIVTGMWIGLAALLLAAGEREGTYRLNFTIIAVSTPIAAAGYLLGYAQDMPLPALAILLAMLALLMGLLAGIGPAFSVAGMQFLLAASIAIGVDGIHNWWTPLGLYFAGAAIYAALLGIEALLVPDRPQRKAVRPLLEALAGLAQARHDDLIDGGTRTTAARVHADAAYYAARDRVAELPLHWGTGKRWWSLDDDVLATADSVQALLVGEHDPAAAAAAAVRLRALGASTTRRAAPVVPAPDRAGSSSALTRRIDQLQESLSTVKDGRSRRQLPVVRATIGPEVIRAAVRLALCFGIAVGAKAYFPYNHWFWVPLTVCLVMKPDFGSVFSRAILRVIGTLVGVGIATVIILVVPKGVGFGIAMLIISALIPWLMMRSYALQAVAIAPVVILLVAVITPGDQDNFSLQRIAATAIGGAIVIVFGYLIWPHSRKLWVHQAFADAMDSVATELVAAGTPIPDDDARRAGERHRTVVDARRSAAHSLTELDGRLHRALSEPPPADTVAAAWLPAVDSAQRLADDVARYAADRLTGRAPADPAGARGLADAVRDAGQGPGPGTATVVDPNEIDDADLRVIADRLAEVTRALPHDR
- a CDS encoding FHA domain-containing protein, with translation MSETTRAASGPDGEQVRVSLVPGDGVVIRKPDFLCVLGPQSAALAEQVLALPGKLERADAGRRGRRLARGVAELVAAADLDEADVAFAAPDSVGITLFLTGRVFGEIDGRRVEPLEGRPFEQAIPWPFLGLCLVVAGSTPDPAGEERFDLVDGVVPAAAARLHSPQTSGATEFYTEALERVRRELAEYRKTKAPNAGDGARNVGDGAPVAEPELAGPVTARTQDAAEHDDEISTDPVSPPERAPEPFLSASLAPEPGARQAGPPGRSALPASDRAPSQPGRAPLPTRSPRSAPGSPAPFQSAPLAGQPGRMPNRDSGGARPPRPARPPLPVAEPAAPLTPPPMPKAKARPTVIGVRCVNGHLNHPDGWICGACGIRMDQMTTIPVEGERPSLGWLLLDSGEVFSLDDDIVIGRVPLAPAERSADRKSIVVHDAGGAVSRRHLEVRLVEWDVFVVDLASSNGTFVTDPGPGSREVRLIPHQMRKLVPGSRIRVGSRMLTYESPHARL